The sequence AATAGCGATAAAGAAGTCACTCGTCACGATATTAAATCATTAGTGATTGATACATTAAACCCATACTTTTATGACAAAACAAAACGTCGTCCGATGTTATTACCTGTCATTATGGAATACGATAAATAATAGTTAATAATTAAAAACTAGACCGCTTAACTTCTGTATAAACAGGAGTAAGTGCTCTAGTTTTTTTGTGCTGTTATCGTTGCGATAACAGTATGGGTGCTGACATTGTTGCGAAGAAATGAGCTTTACAAGGACAGTATGGGTGCTAATATCGTAGCGAATTCATTCGCTTTACGAGAGTAGTATGGGACGGTGCTGACATTGTTGCGAAGATATGAGCTTTACAAGGACAGTATGGGACGGAGCGACAGCGAGTACCATTCCTCATGTTAGATGCTTTAAGAGTACCACTCCTCATGTTAGATGCTTTAAGAGTACCACTCCTTTTGTTCAGTCACATAAGCATCACTCAACACTTATGAAATTACGATAACAGTATGGGTGCTGACATTGTTGCGAAGAAATGAGCTTTACAAGGACAGTATAGGTGCTAATATCGTAGCGAATTCATTCGCTTTACGAGAGTACCATTCCTTTTGTTAATGTCTTAAGAGTACCACTCCTCATGTTAGATGCTTTAAGAGTACCAATCCTTTTATTAATAACTTAAGAGTACCATTCCTTTTGTTAATAACTTAAGAGTATCATTCCTTCAATGAAGCGAGTACCACTCCTTTTGTTATCTCCTTCTAAGTATCTCTCTCAGATTTAATAGTTTACGCGTATATTAAAAGGACCCTAAAAATCAGATTAAACATCTAATTTTCAAGGTCCATTCACACTATTAAATTAATTTTTAATCTAGTTTCTCTTTCAATCGTTCAATGTCTGTGTCCGCACCAATAACCATCAAAGTATCGTTCACTTTGATATATTCTGTGGGTTCAGGATTTACAATCATAACACCTGCACGGCGAATAGCAACAACATTAAGGCCATATTCAGAGCGCACTCTCAAATCGATCAATGTTCGTTCTTTAAAGCGAGGGTTAGCAACTGATAACTCTACTAAACTATACTCATGACTTAATTCTAAATAGTCTATCACATTACGTGACGCTATATAATGCGCAATGCGTCGTCCCATATCTCTCTCAGGAAAGACAATACGATCGGCACCGATTTTAGATAAAACTTTACCATGACTTTCATTTTGAGCCTTAACAGTAACGTGTTTAACGCCCATTTCTTTCAGCAATAAAGTGATTAAGATACTGGCTTCAACATCCTCACCAATTGCCACAACAACATGGTCAAAGTTACGTATCCCTAAGTTATTCAATACATTTTCATCCATTGAGTTTCCGATAACCGCATGTGTTGCAATATTTGCATACACATTCACCCGTTCTTCATTGATATCAATTGCGAGAACTTCCTTCCCCAAATCAATCAACGTTTCACAAATACTACCGCCAAAACGACCAAGGCCGATCACCGCATAGTTTTCATCTTCTTCACGATATTTTACCAAATTAATCGCTCCTTCTACTCAACGAGTTGATGTTTAAATGCATAAATAACCGCTTGTGTACGATCTTGTACATTTAGTTTAGATAATATATTGCTGACATGTGTTTTAACTGTTTTCAGTGTAATAAACAACTCATCTGCAATTTCTTGATTAGACTTACCTTTAGTGATTAACAATAAGATTTCTTTCTCACGCTTGGTTAATTCCTCATGTAGAGGTGTTTCTTGTACGCGTGTTAAACGTTTCATCATTTTACCGGTTACCTCAGGCTCCAATACTGAATCGCCCTTATAAGTCATTCTGATAGCGTTAGCGATTTCTCGTGCTGCTGATGTTTTTAACAAGTACGATTTAGCACCTGCCTCTAATGCCGGATAAACCTTCTCATCATCAATAAAACTTGTGACAATGATTATTTTCGCTTCAGGCCAGGCTGACATTATCTCACGAGTTGCCTCGATACCATCCATCTCATCCATCACTAAATCCATTAAAATAATATCAGGTTTTAATGCCAATGCTTTTGCGACACCTATTTTTCCGTTTTCAGCTTCACCAACCACTTCGATATCTGATTGAACAGCTAAATAAGCAGAAACACCCATTCGTACCATTTCATGATCATCTACTAACATTACACTAATCAATCGAATCACCTTCTACAATCGGAATTTTTATTTCAACACTCGTCCCTTTATTAGGAAAACTAATAATTTTTAAAGTCCCACCAATTTCATTGATTCGTTCATGAACATTTTGAAGTCCATATGAACCTGGATTAGCATTGAAGTCTTTCACTTCGAAACCCTTACCATCGTCAACGACACGTAAAATAGCAACATTTTTAACTTGTCCAAAATAGACGCTTAAGTGATTTGCTTTTGCATGCCGCATTGTATTGCTAATTAATTCTTGAACAACCCGAAATAAATGATTTTCCAAAGCGGGTTGAAACGCAATCGGTTCAATTTTCCAAGTCATCTCTAAAGGTAATTTAGATTGTAGCTCACGCAATAAACCTTCAATTCCTTGTTGCAATGATTTTCCTTCAAGCAAAACAGGACGAAGGTGTAATAATAACGCACGCATTTCAGATTGCGATTCATTAATCGTTTTTTCAATCATTTCTAACTGTTTGGCGATCATCGGTGGCAATGTTGAGTCATCAACCGTCTCATTGACAGCCGATAACATCATCGTTGCAGCAAAGAGCTGTTGGCTAACCGAGTCATGTAATTCACGAGCCAAACGCTGACGTTCATTCATTAATATCTCTTCTTTTGTTTTCGCAGACAATCCGCCTTCTGATTGCTCAGAAAGTTGTTGTGAGGCAAGCACCTGACGTTGATAACGCTCTTGTAACTCTGTAATTGAACGTTGAATCCACTGTATTTCCTTAAAATCGCTCGTTCGCTCAGTTTCTTTGTTTTCAACTAAAGGATTAGCCACACGAATTTGTCGTTCGACATTATCCAATTGTTTACGAATATTCGTTGCGACGACGCCTCCAATGACAACACCAATTACAACAGCTACTACTATTAATAAAACACCGAGTGGTAAACCAAAATAGGCTTGTTTCCAAAATACTTGATTAAGTGTTAATGATGTTGTTGCAATCAACGTGATTAGGGTCCCTAAAGTCATGCCAACCATTGCTAAAAGACCAATGATAATTCCGCCTTTGAACAAACTCATACGTGCATCACCTCAAGTTCACCAACAATAACCGAAACAACTAGTTTAATTTTATAAGTTGCCTCATGGTAATTTTCGGAATAGTGCACAAGCGTTTCCTGTCTCAGCGTTTTCACAGCATCACTTTCAGGATAATTCAGTTGACCAGAAAATGCAGAATAATCTAATGCTACGCCAACGTCTACTGGTACAACAATACGCATATCACCAACAAGACCTCGAATTATCGCTGTATTTTCACCTGGGGGCAACACTGTATTCCCTAAATCGATGATCACATCACCAATACCAAACTGAATATTGATATCATTCCATTCGAATGGTGATTCACCGAAATGGTACTCACCAATTATTTTATTTTTTGATACAACAGTATCTTTATGAATAGCTTCAGCTTCTTTTATTTGAACTGATATTAAATCAGCTGTGCGTTTCATCTTCAACAAATGACGAATAAAGACGATTAGAACAATTAAAACACCAATACGAAAACTAATCGTTCCACCAATCGCTAATATAATACACACTACACCTGCCCAAAACAGAAAACTACGCTGTCTTGTATGATTTAATTTGTTGCGGCGGTGCATCAAAAAAACAAGTGAAAAGCCAACAATTAACAATATGAACAAACTGCGTTGAAAAAGCAATTCAACGACTGTTGCAAGCATAAAGATCATTAGTAATCGTGCATAAAGTTGGCGTTTACCTTTCATTCGTTTACCTCCTTAAACATACTCTCGTTTAAGTATATGTCTTTTGCTCTGTTTTGTAGCGACCCCTACGACTGATTATCACTGCGACTTAGGACTGATTTATTCACCTTCGTCTTCAGTAGTAACCTCTGTCTCAGTTTCACTTACAGGTGCAACAAGTTTCGTCCACCCATCAGCTTGCGTAATTTTACGGCCTTTCATTAGTTGGCCTAACGCGCGTTTAAATTGCGCTTTACTAATACCAAATTTAGCTTTAATTTCATCAGGTGATGATTTGTCAGTATAAGGCATTTCACCATCCATACGAACTAAGTAAGCTTCAATCATACCTGCATCTTCGCCTAATGCTTCATGCGCACGTTTACGCAATGATATATTTAAAGATCCATCCGGACGAACAGCTACAACACGTCCATTAACGTATTCGCCTAAACGCGGTTCAATGTCACGTTCTGTTTCATGCACAAATGCTAAATAAGCTTCGTCAGTAATTAAGAAGCTTCCAGAACGAATTAAGCGATAAATAGTTCCTGAAATATCAGTGTTCTTCAATTCAGGAGCCGCTTTCTTGATTGTCGTTTTAATAACTTCTTCTGTTGCAAGAACGCCCCATAAACGATCTTTTTGATCAACTCGTAATGACAGCAGTAAACGATCACCTTTTTTAGGCCATATTTGTTTAAGTGGTGGCATATCATCCATTGATACAACAATATCTTTTGGTAAACCAATATTTACAAACACACCTAAATCACGACGAACAGCTACAACTTCACCCCAGCTATAACGACCAATTTGTACCTTTGGAATAATTGTTGTCGCTACAACACTTTGATCTTGATCATTTAGAATAAAGACTTCTAACTCTTCCTCAAGTTCAACTGTTTGATCTTCTTTTAGATATTCGCGTGGTAATTTGTAAACATCCTCGTAACCATCTGCTACAAATATATTTTTTTCATCCATATTTTTCACAACAACTTTAAGCGTTGTACCTAAATATTTTGTTTGTCCGTAATTTTCCATTTCTCGTCACCCTCTCAACTCTTTCATCCTTTATTATAACTTACTTTTAAACGGATTACATTACTCTATCTAAAACTAATGATGAGCATTACTAATTTTCGCTCACCCCTTGAGTTTAGTGTATAATACAAAGTAACACTAAAACTACGAAAAGAGGTGACAGAAACAGCTGTTTCATGACAGGTGTTTCATACAAAATGAAACAAAATAAT comes from Brochothrix thermosphacta DSM 20171 = FSL F6-1036 and encodes:
- the liaF gene encoding cell wall-active antibiotics response protein LiaF: MKGKRQLYARLLMIFMLATVVELLFQRSLFILLIVGFSLVFLMHRRNKLNHTRQRSFLFWAGVVCIILAIGGTISFRIGVLIVLIVFIRHLLKMKRTADLISVQIKEAEAIHKDTVVSKNKIIGEYHFGESPFEWNDINIQFGIGDVIIDLGNTVLPPGENTAIIRGLVGDMRIVVPVDVGVALDYSAFSGQLNYPESDAVKTLRQETLVHYSENYHEATYKIKLVVSVIVGELEVMHV
- a CDS encoding CvfB family protein — translated: MENYGQTKYLGTTLKVVVKNMDEKNIFVADGYEDVYKLPREYLKEDQTVELEEELEVFILNDQDQSVVATTIIPKVQIGRYSWGEVVAVRRDLGVFVNIGLPKDIVVSMDDMPPLKQIWPKKGDRLLLSLRVDQKDRLWGVLATEEVIKTTIKKAAPELKNTDISGTIYRLIRSGSFLITDEAYLAFVHETERDIEPRLGEYVNGRVVAVRPDGSLNISLRKRAHEALGEDAGMIEAYLVRMDGEMPYTDKSSPDEIKAKFGISKAQFKRALGQLMKGRKITQADGWTKLVAPVSETETEVTTEDEGE
- a CDS encoding response regulator transcription factor; protein product: MISVMLVDDHEMVRMGVSAYLAVQSDIEVVGEAENGKIGVAKALALKPDIILMDLVMDEMDGIEATREIMSAWPEAKIIIVTSFIDDEKVYPALEAGAKSYLLKTSAAREIANAIRMTYKGDSVLEPEVTGKMMKRLTRVQETPLHEELTKREKEILLLITKGKSNQEIADELFITLKTVKTHVSNILSKLNVQDRTQAVIYAFKHQLVE
- a CDS encoding sensor histidine kinase yields the protein MSLFKGGIIIGLLAMVGMTLGTLITLIATTSLTLNQVFWKQAYFGLPLGVLLIVVAVVIGVVIGGVVATNIRKQLDNVERQIRVANPLVENKETERTSDFKEIQWIQRSITELQERYQRQVLASQQLSEQSEGGLSAKTKEEILMNERQRLARELHDSVSQQLFAATMMLSAVNETVDDSTLPPMIAKQLEMIEKTINESQSEMRALLLHLRPVLLEGKSLQQGIEGLLRELQSKLPLEMTWKIEPIAFQPALENHLFRVVQELISNTMRHAKANHLSVYFGQVKNVAILRVVDDGKGFEVKDFNANPGSYGLQNVHERINEIGGTLKIISFPNKGTSVEIKIPIVEGDSID
- a CDS encoding potassium channel family protein, which codes for MVKYREEDENYAVIGLGRFGGSICETLIDLGKEVLAIDINEERVNVYANIATHAVIGNSMDENVLNNLGIRNFDHVVVAIGEDVEASILITLLLKEMGVKHVTVKAQNESHGKVLSKIGADRIVFPERDMGRRIAHYIASRNVIDYLELSHEYSLVELSVANPRFKERTLIDLRVRSEYGLNVVAIRRAGVMIVNPEPTEYIKVNDTLMVIGADTDIERLKEKLD